The Vespula vulgaris chromosome 12, iyVesVulg1.1, whole genome shotgun sequence genome window below encodes:
- the LOC127068078 gene encoding RNA-splicing ligase RtcB homolog: MVVRQYQEELKYLEKINEWSWRIKKGFQPNMNVEGIFYVNQTLERLMFEELRNSCRPGTVGGFLPGMKQIANVAALPGIVGKSVGLPDVHSGYGFAIGNMAAFDLDDPKSIVSPGGVGFDINCGVRLLRTNLFEHEILPIKEQLAQSMFDHIPVGVGSKGIIPMNARDLEEAMEMGMDWSLREGYIWAEDKEHCEEYGRMLNADPSKVSLRAKKRGLPQLGTLGAGNHYAEIQVVDEIYDKWAACKMGIEEKGQICVMIHSGSRGFGHQVATDALVQMEKAMRRDNIETNDRQLACAHIKSQEGQDYLKAMSAAANFAWVNRSSMTFLTRQAFAKQFRLSPDDLDMHVIYDVSHNVAKIEEHMVNGKQKTLLVHRKGSTRAFPPHHPLIPVDYQLTGQPVLIGGTMGTCSYVLTGTEQGMQETFGSTCHGAGRALSRAKSRRNLDYKDVLNKLESLGISIRIASPKLVMEEAPESYKNVTDVVDTCHLAGISKKCIKLRPIAVIKG, from the exons ATGGTTGTTAGACAATATCAAGAAGAACTTaagtatttagaaaaaattaatgaatggTCTTGGAGAATTAAAAAAGGTTTTCAACcaaatatgaat GTTGAAGGCATATTTTATGTCAACCAAACATTAGAACGTCTAATGTTTGAGGAATTACGAAATTCATGTAGGCCAGGAACAGTTGGAGGTTTTCTTCCAGGTATGAAACAAATTGCTAATGTTGCTGCTTTACCTGGAATTGTAGGAAAATCAGTTGGATTGCCTGATGTTCATTCTGGATATGGTTTCGCGATTG gTAATATGGCAGCATTTGATTTAGACGATCCAAAGTCCATAGTATCACCTGGTGGAGTAGGATTTGATATAAATTGTGGCGTTCGTTTGTTAAGAACCAATTTATTTGAACATGAAATTCTACCTATCAAG GAACAACTTGCACAAAGTATGTTCGATCATATTCCAGTAGGAGTCGGATCTAAAGGAATCATACCAATGAATGCAAGAGATTTAGAAGAGGCGATGGAGATGGGTATGGATTGGTCTTTGAGAGAAG GTTATATCTGGGCAGAAGATAAAGAACATTGTGAAGAATATGGTAGAATGTTAAATGCTGATCCTTCAAAAGTGTCACTAAGAGCAAAGAAACGTGGCCTTCCTCAG ttaGGTACATTAGGTGCAGGAAATCATTACGCTGAGATTCAAGTTGTAGatgaaatttatgataaatggGCTGCATGTAAGATGGGTATTGAGGAAAAGGGTCAAATTTGTGTCATGATTCATTCAGGAAGCAGAGGCTTTGGACATCAAGTTGCTACAG ATGCACTCGTACAAATGGAAAAAGCTATGAGAAGGGATAATATCGAAACAAATGATAGACAACTTGCTTGTGCTCATATTAAATCTCAGGAAGGTCAAGATTATTTAAAAGCTATGTCAGCTGCTGCTAATTTTGCATGGGTTAATAGAAGTTCTATGACATTTCTCACACGACAG gcaTTTGCAAAACAATTTCGTCTTTCTCCAGATGACTTGGATATGCATGTTATTTACGATGTGTCGCATAATGTTGCTAAAATAGAGGAACATATGGTTAATGGCAAACAAAAAACACTTTTAGTTCATAGAAAG GGATCAACCAGGGCTTTTCCACCTCATCATCCATTGATTCCTGTAGATTATCAGTTAACAGGTCAACCAGTTTTAATCGGTGGTACAATGGGAACATGTAGTTATGTTCTTACTGGAACTGAACAAGGAATGCAAGAAACGTTTGGATCTACGTGCCATGGAGCT GGTCGTGCCTTGTCTAGAGCAAAATCACGAAGAAATTTGGATTATAAAGATGTTCTAAACAAATTAGAAAGTTTAGGAATATCTATTAGAATTGCTTCACCAAAATTAGTTATGGAAGAAGCTCCAGAATCCTATAAGAATGTAACGGATGTTGTAGATACATGTCATTTAGCTGGTATttctaaaaaatgtattaaactGAGGCCAATAGCAGTTATTAAAGgataa